GGCCTAGTCGTGGACGTGGTCGAGGGGCGGGCCTTCACCGCCGTGATCGCCCGCCGCAACCGCGCCGGGCGGCTGGAGTGGTGCCTGCCCAAGGGCCACCTCGAGGGCGTGGAGACGCCCGAGCAGGCCGCCGTCCGCGAGATCGCCGAGGAGACCGGCATCGACGGGCGCATCCTGCGCCACCTCGCGACAATCGACTACTGGTTCGCCGGCACCGACCGCCGCGTGCACAAGGTGGTCCACCATTTCCTGCTGGAGGCGACCGGCGGGGAGCTGACCATCGAGAACGACCCCGACCACGAGGCCGAGGACGTCGCCTGGGTGGGCCTGGACGAGGTCGCCTCCCGCCTGGCCTACCCGAACGAGCGCCGCGTGGTCGCGACCGCACGGGACGTGCTGGCCGGTCGCGCATGAACGCACGGGCGTGGGCACGCCCGGCCGCGGCAGTGGCCGCGGCGGTGGTGGCGCTGATGGTCGGGCCGGTGGCCGGCACATCGGCGACGGCGTCGCCCGCCGTCACGGCCTCGGCCCCCGCAGCCACGGTGCGCCCGACCACGACGCAGCCGGACGGACTGGCCTCGGACGAGCCGTCCGAGGACCCGGGCCTCGACGTCGAGATCACCGAGATCGGGCCGGCGATCCTGCGCCCGGAGGAGACCCTCCGGGTCACCGGCACCGTGACCAACCAGACCGACGAGGACCTCACCGCCCCCGCGGTGCAGGTGCGCATGCAGCGCTCGACGCCGGTCTCCCGCACGTCGCTGAACAGGTGGCTGGACCCGGACTCCACGTTCGGCACCGCGCTGGTCGCCCAGGAGGAGCTTCCCGAGCGGCTCCCCGCCGGCGCCACCGTGTCGTTCACCCTGGAGGTCCCGGCCGCGGACCTCCCGGTGCGCGCCGGTTGGACCGCCTGGGGCCCCCGCGGCATCGAGGTCGCCGTCACCGACGGCCAGGGAACCGCCCACGGCGTCGACCGGTCCTTCGTGCTCTGGTACCCCGACGTCGACGTCGAGCCCACCCCGGTCGGCGTGCTCGCCCCCGTCGCCGCCACCGCCGAGGAACGCACGCGGGCCCGGGAGTCCGGTGAGCCGCTGGCCACGGCGGCCGAGAAGCGCGTCCTGCCGCTGGTGGAGGCCCTCGACCGGCCCGGCGTGACGGCGCTGGTGGACCCGATGCTGCTGTCGCTCGGCGACGATGCCGCCCCGGAACCGGGGGAGGGCGCCCCGGAACCGGGGGACGGCGCCTCGGCGACGCCGTCGGCGACGGCCGGCGAGACCCCCACCGGGGACGACCACGTGAACACCGACGACAGCACGGCCACGGACGGCGCCGATCAACCCGCGGCCACGTCCCGCGTGCACGACGCCATCACCGCCCTCGCCGCGGCGGACGACCGGGAGGTCTCCCTGCTGCCCTGGGCCGACGCGGACGTCGCGGCGCTCGCCCACCTGGGGCGCACGGACCTGTTGAACCAGTCGGTGAACCGGGCCACGACGGCCGGGCAGGCCGCCGGCCTGGACGCCGAGGCCACCGTCGCCTGGCCGGCGACCGCAACCCCGGACCGGCAGACCCTGGAGGCAGCCGCGGACACCGGGGCGGCCGCCGTCGTGCTGCCCTCCGGCGCCCTCACCCCGGTTCGGAACCTCACCTACACCCCGGCCGGCCGAGCCGACGTGGTCCTGGCGGATGGCTCGGAGCTGGCGGCGCTGGTGGTGGACGGGCAGGCGTCGGCAGCGCTCGGCGGTGGGGTCCTGCCCGGCCTGGGAGGCACCGCCGCCGACGAGACCGAGCTCGATCCGCTCACCGCCCGGCAGCTGCTGCTCGCCGAGACCGCCGTGATCGCCCGCGAGCGCCCGAGTGACCCCCGGGCCCTCGTCCTGGCCCTGCCGCGCGGCTTCACCGGCGACCCCGTCGCCCTGGCGAGCACGCTCGACGCGCTCGCCGCCGCCCCCTGGGTCGCGCCGACCACGCTCACCGATCTCGTACAGCTGCCCGCACCGGTGCTCGAGCGCACGGGGCTGCCGCGCGTCGACGTCGCCGGAGGTGAGGTGGGCGCCGGGGACCTGCTGCGCATGCAGCGGGTGCGTGACGACGCCGTCGCGTTCGCGGCCATCACCGAGGACCCGGACGGCTTCGTGGCACCGTTCCAGGAGGCGCTGCTGACGGCGCTGTCGGCGGCGTGGCGCACCGACCCGGCCGGCCGCGACGCCCTGGTGGCGTCGGTGCAGGCCCAGGTCGGCGAGCTCGATGCCCAGGTGGCCGCCCTGCCCTCCTCCACCGTGAACCTCATCAACTCCTCGGCGCAGATCCCCATCCACGTGCGCAACGACCTGGACGTCGACGTCCAGGTCGAGGTGGTGCTCGAGCCGACCGACCCGCGCCTGCAGGCGCGCGAGGCCGTGCCGCTGGCCGTGCCGGCGGGCGCCCAGGCGACGGCGCAGGTGCCGGTGCGCGCGGTGGGCAGCGGCGACCTGCCCGTGAACGTCCTGCTGCGCTCGGATGACGGCACCGCCGTCGGGACCCCGGCGAAGCTGCAGGTGCGGGTGCGGGCCGACTGGGAGAACGTCGGTACCGCGGTTGTCGCCGGCGTGCTCGCCGTCATGCTCGTGGTGGGACTGGTGCGCACGGTACGGCGCGGACCGCGCATGGACCCCGGCACCCCGGTGCCCGACCCGGAGGGCTGAGTATGGACGAGCCCCGCTCCCGAGGTCTCGCGGGCTCCTCGGCGGTGATGTTCGCCGGCACGCTGGTCTCCCGGCTGCTCGGCGTGGTCCGCAGCCCGCTGCTCATCGGCGCCGCGATCGGCATCAACTACGGCGCGGCCAACTCGTTCTTCGTGGCCAACAAGCTGCCGAACATCATCTACATGCTCATCGCCGGCGGCGTCCTCAACGCCGTCCTCGTCCCGCAGATCGTCCGGGCGCTCAAGCAGCACGACGACGGCGGCCAGGCGTACGTCAACCGGCTCGTCACCCTCGCGGTCGTGGGCCTCGCGGCGGTGACGGCGCTGCTCACCGCGGGCGCACCCGTCCTCGTCTCGATCTTCGCCGACACGCTCGCGCCCCAGTGGTACGACCTCGCCGTCGCCTTCGGGTACTGGTGCATCCCGCAGGTGTTCTTCTACGGCATGTACACGGTGCTCGGGCAGATCCTCAACGCCCGCGGCATCTTCGGGCCGTACATGTGGGCGCCGGTGCTCAACAACGTCGTCGCCATCGCCGGCCTGGTGCTGTACCTGGCCGTCTTCGGCGGGGTGGGCACGACCGACCCGAACGACGCCGCGGTGTGGACGGCTGGCCGGGTCGCCCTGCTCGCGGGCACCGCCACCCTGGGCGTGGCCTCGCAGGCGCTGGTCCTGATCGTCCCGCTGCGCCGGGCCGGGTTCCGGTACCGGCCCGACCTCACCATGCGCGGGTCCGGCCTGGGCAGGGCCAGCCGGATGGCGATGTGGGTCTTCGCCACGCTGACCGCCGGGCAGGTCAGCACGGTGATGATCTCCCGCGCCGCGGCGCGCGCCACCGACATCAGCGACAACGCGCTGGACGTGGCCGGCAACGCCGCCTACGACACCGCGTACCTGGTGTACAGCCTGCCCATCTCCCTGGTCGTGGTCTCGCTGGTGACCGCCCTGTTCACGCGCATGGCCGGCAGCGCCGCCGGCAAGGACCTGACGGCGGTGCGTGCGGACCTCTCCCTCGGCCTGCGCACCGTGGGGGTGTTCACCGTGTTCGCCGCCGGCGGGCTCATGGTGCTCGCGCTGCCCGTGGTCCGGGTGATCACGGGCACGGTGTCCTACACCGAGGCGCAGTCGGTGGCCCGGGTGGTGGTGGCGATGCTCGTCGGGCTGGTCGGCGTCGGGGCCTTCACCGTGGTCCAGCGGGTCTACTACGCCTTCGAGGACGCGCGGCGCCTCTTCTGGCTGCAGCTGCCGATGATCGCGATCGTCGCGGCCGGCGCCGGGGCCGCGATGCTGCTCCCCCCGGAGTGGACCGTGGTGGGCATCGGGGCGGCGATGTCCCTGTCCAACACGGTGGGTGCAGCCGTGACCTATCTGGCGCTGCGCCGCCACCTGCCCAGTCTCGACGGCGGTCGGGTGCTGCGCACCCACCTGCGCCTGCTGCTCGCCGCGACGCCCGCCACGCTGCTCGGCTGGGGCCTGCTGCACCTCCTCGGTACGAGCTCGGACGACCTCAGCGTGATCGGGGCGCTGTGGCGCACGGTCGTCGTCGGTGGCGTGATGCTCATGGCGTACGTCGCCCTGCTCCGGCTGCTGCGTGTGGACGAGCTCGGCACCATCGCCCGCCCCGTGGGCCGGATGGTCGCCGCGGCGGGGCGGCGCGTGCCCGGCCCGGTCGGGACGCTCCTGGTGCGGTTCGGGCACCTGATCGGCGGGGCCCGCCCACCGGGGCGTGGGGTCGCGGACGGCCCCGGCCCGGACGACGGTGGACCGGCCGGACCTGGCGACGGCGGGCCCGTCGGACCTGGCGACGGCGGGCCCGTCGGTCCGCACGATCCCGACGGGGGGCCCGACTCGATGACCGCCGAGGAATCGGCACCGCTGCGTACACTCGGCCCCAACCGCCACCACGGGGCGGACGTGCGACCGGGTGAGGGGGGCGGCACGGTGCTGGACGCGGAGAGCGAGCAAGTCGGAACCGATCGCACGCTCGGCGGCCGGTACGCGATCCACGGCACCCCGTTGCGTGCGCGGGCCGGCGCCGTGGAGTGGCGCGCGCACGACACGATCCTCGACCGCGAGGTCCAGGTGCTCGTCCTGCCGCCCGAGGGCCGGCACAACGCGCTCGTGCTCGACGCCGCCCGCCGTGCCGCGCTGGTCGAGGACCACCGGCTGCTCCGCGTCCTGGACGTCGACGACGAGGACGCCCGACCCCACGTGGTCACCGAGAAGGTGCGCGGCTCAGACCTCGGCACGCTGAGCCGGCGTGGCGGTCTGCCGCCCGCCCAGGCCCGCGCCGTCATCGGCGAGGTGGCCAGCGCGCTGGAGTCGGCGCGCCGGCACGGGGTGCACCACCTGGCGCTGGCGCCGGAGAGCATCGTGGTCTCCGACGACGGCCACGTGCTCGTCACCGGTCTCGCCACCGACGCCGCGCTCGTCGGCGCCGGTGAGGACGACGAGTCCCCGCTCGCCACCACGCGGCAGGACGCGGTGGACCTCGTGCGCCTGCTCTACCTGGCGTTGACCGGGACGTGGCCGGAGCCACCCGGCGGCGAGCCGCCCGCCCCGGTGGACGAGCTGCGCCCCGGTGTCCCGCAGGACCTGGCCGAGCTGTGCGCAGGCACCTTGGCCGACGGCGGCGGACCCCACAGCACGGGCGAGCTCATCCGGCTGCTGGCCCCGTGGCCGGACGTGGACCCCGCGCTGATGCCCGGCCCGGTCCCACCACCGCCGCCACCGCCGGCGTCCGGGGTTGCCCCGGCGTCCGTGCCTGCCGCAGCTGACCCCTCGGTGCCTGCCGAGCCGGCCGCACCGCCTGTGCCGCCCCACACGTCCCCCGGCCAGGCGCACACCGAGGTCCCCGCCCCACCCCACACAGAGACCGACGACCGGTCGGCCACCACCAACGCCACTGACGGCCCGCGAACGGTGCTCCCGCACGCCGCCGCGGTCGAGCGCCCCGTCCCCCCGCCGGGTACGCCCCTGCACTGGGCACCCCACCGCCCCTCCACCACCGACGCCCCGGAGTTCAGCACCATCCTCGACGACGACCCCGAGACCTATCGCCCCGGCCTGACGGACACCCTCACGGGACTGACCGCCGTCGCGTCGGACGCGGCCCGCACCGCGGCGACATCGGTGGCGTCCGGCACCAGGCGCGTGGTCTCCCGGACCAAGGAGGTCTCGTCCGGCACCAGACACCTCGCAGACGGCGCGAGCGCCGCGGCCGGCTCCGCCGGCAAGGGCCTGAGGTCCACCCTGAGCGCCGGGCGCGAGCGACTCGGCGCCACGTGGGGCGAGCGGCGCGCACCGGGGGCCGGCACGGCCGACGACCAGCGCCGTCCGGTCGCTGGCGACGTGGACGGCCCCGAGGTGCCCTTCAAGGAACGCCGGATGGACCCGACGCCAGTGGTTCTCGTGGGGGTCGGCCTGCTCGTGCTGGTGCTGCTCTTCGTGGCGATGCGCATCCTCTTCGCGCCCCCGGCACCCGTCTCCCTCCCCGAGCCGTCGGCCGCCGCGACGCCCACCACCTCGGCGTCGCCGTCGCCCGCGCCGAGCACGGCCGCCCCCGCCACGGTGACACCCGTCGTCGCCTCGCTCGCACCGGTCGACCCGCAGGGTGACGGCGCCGAGAACCCCACCTTGACGCCGCTGGCACTTGACGGCGACACCGCGACCTGGTGGCGTTCGCGCAGCTACGTGAACCCGGCGT
This window of the Georgenia yuyongxinii genome carries:
- the murJ gene encoding murein biosynthesis integral membrane protein MurJ, with the translated sequence MDEPRSRGLAGSSAVMFAGTLVSRLLGVVRSPLLIGAAIGINYGAANSFFVANKLPNIIYMLIAGGVLNAVLVPQIVRALKQHDDGGQAYVNRLVTLAVVGLAAVTALLTAGAPVLVSIFADTLAPQWYDLAVAFGYWCIPQVFFYGMYTVLGQILNARGIFGPYMWAPVLNNVVAIAGLVLYLAVFGGVGTTDPNDAAVWTAGRVALLAGTATLGVASQALVLIVPLRRAGFRYRPDLTMRGSGLGRASRMAMWVFATLTAGQVSTVMISRAAARATDISDNALDVAGNAAYDTAYLVYSLPISLVVVSLVTALFTRMAGSAAGKDLTAVRADLSLGLRTVGVFTVFAAGGLMVLALPVVRVITGTVSYTEAQSVARVVVAMLVGLVGVGAFTVVQRVYYAFEDARRLFWLQLPMIAIVAAGAGAAMLLPPEWTVVGIGAAMSLSNTVGAAVTYLALRRHLPSLDGGRVLRTHLRLLLAATPATLLGWGLLHLLGTSSDDLSVIGALWRTVVVGGVMLMAYVALLRLLRVDELGTIARPVGRMVAAAGRRVPGPVGTLLVRFGHLIGGARPPGRGVADGPGPDDGGPAGPGDGGPVGPGDGGPVGPHDPDGGPDSMTAEESAPLRTLGPNRHHGADVRPGEGGGTVLDAESEQVGTDRTLGGRYAIHGTPLRARAGAVEWRAHDTILDREVQVLVLPPEGRHNALVLDAARRAALVEDHRLLRVLDVDDEDARPHVVTEKVRGSDLGTLSRRGGLPPAQARAVIGEVASALESARRHGVHHLALAPESIVVSDDGHVLVTGLATDAALVGAGEDDESPLATTRQDAVDLVRLLYLALTGTWPEPPGGEPPAPVDELRPGVPQDLAELCAGTLADGGGPHSTGELIRLLAPWPDVDPALMPGPVPPPPPPPASGVAPASVPAAADPSVPAEPAAPPVPPHTSPGQAHTEVPAPPHTETDDRSATTNATDGPRTVLPHAAAVERPVPPPGTPLHWAPHRPSTTDAPEFSTILDDDPETYRPGLTDTLTGLTAVASDAARTAATSVASGTRRVVSRTKEVSSGTRHLADGASAAAGSAGKGLRSTLSAGRERLGATWGERRAPGAGTADDQRRPVAGDVDGPEVPFKERRMDPTPVVLVGVGLLVLVLLFVAMRILFAPPAPVSLPEPSAAATPTTSASPSPAPSTAAPATVTPVVASLAPVDPQGDGAENPTLTPLALDGDTATWWRSRSYVNPAYGMKEGIGLAVSLAQRTQVSRVEIDLHGTGGLVQVRSTTPGAPTDGPVLAEGEMGPGTVLTFTEPVETESLVLWFPRLPVADSDGKNRIELSELRLG
- a CDS encoding NUDIX hydrolase, giving the protein MPAVFPVPRPQVPRPPRSRPVNARSTSLPVVDETSAGGLVVDVVEGRAFTAVIARRNRAGRLEWCLPKGHLEGVETPEQAAVREIAEETGIDGRILRHLATIDYWFAGTDRRVHKVVHHFLLEATGGELTIENDPDHEAEDVAWVGLDEVASRLAYPNERRVVATARDVLAGRA
- a CDS encoding DUF6049 family protein; this translates as MNARAWARPAAAVAAAVVALMVGPVAGTSATASPAVTASAPAATVRPTTTQPDGLASDEPSEDPGLDVEITEIGPAILRPEETLRVTGTVTNQTDEDLTAPAVQVRMQRSTPVSRTSLNRWLDPDSTFGTALVAQEELPERLPAGATVSFTLEVPAADLPVRAGWTAWGPRGIEVAVTDGQGTAHGVDRSFVLWYPDVDVEPTPVGVLAPVAATAEERTRARESGEPLATAAEKRVLPLVEALDRPGVTALVDPMLLSLGDDAAPEPGEGAPEPGDGASATPSATAGETPTGDDHVNTDDSTATDGADQPAATSRVHDAITALAAADDREVSLLPWADADVAALAHLGRTDLLNQSVNRATTAGQAAGLDAEATVAWPATATPDRQTLEAAADTGAAAVVLPSGALTPVRNLTYTPAGRADVVLADGSELAALVVDGQASAALGGGVLPGLGGTAADETELDPLTARQLLLAETAVIARERPSDPRALVLALPRGFTGDPVALASTLDALAAAPWVAPTTLTDLVQLPAPVLERTGLPRVDVAGGEVGAGDLLRMQRVRDDAVAFAAITEDPDGFVAPFQEALLTALSAAWRTDPAGRDALVASVQAQVGELDAQVAALPSSTVNLINSSAQIPIHVRNDLDVDVQVEVVLEPTDPRLQAREAVPLAVPAGAQATAQVPVRAVGSGDLPVNVLLRSDDGTAVGTPAKLQVRVRADWENVGTAVVAGVLAVMLVVGLVRTVRRGPRMDPGTPVPDPEG